A genomic window from Populus nigra chromosome 7, ddPopNigr1.1, whole genome shotgun sequence includes:
- the LOC133700166 gene encoding G-type lectin S-receptor-like serine/threonine-protein kinase SD2-5 gives MPTRFPYEDLRVATADFAERIGRGGYGSVFKGVLADGTRVAVKCLDKLDKGKKAVLTEVETIANLQHSNLLRLIGFCSEKSYKVLVYEYMSNGSLDTWIFQNDQRPFLDWQTRKKIILDIAKGLAHLHEECRQTIIHFDIKPQNILLDPNFNAKISDFGLSKAIDEGTGQVQVSMRGTPGYIAPELCKLPPGRITEKIDIYSFGIVLLEIVCARKNVDHSLPESDFHLVRMLQNKAEEDRLIDIVENVDECMQSDKEEMLRMIKIGAWCLQDDPERRPLMSTVVKILDGVMEVDTNLVYVFSHSLIASPIANHHISSAQLPASVLSNPR, from the coding sequence ATGCCTACTAGGTTTCCGTATGAAGATCTACGTGTTGCGACTGCTGATTTCGCGGAAAGAATTGGAAGAGGAGGCTACGGATCTGTGTTCAAAGGAGTACTCGCTGATGGAACAAGAGTTGCTGTCAAGTGTTTGGATAAACTAGACAAAGGAAAGAAGGCAGTTCTAACAGAAGTCGAGACAATTGCAAACCTGCAACACTCTAACTTATTGAGGTTGATAGGATTTTGTTCAGAGAAATCATACAAGGTTTTAGTATATGAGTACATGAGTAATGGATCGTTAGATActtggatttttcaaaatgatcaaaGACCTTTCCTTGATTGGCAGACGCGAAAGAAGATTATACTTGACATTGCAAAAGGGCTTGCTCATCTCCATGAAGAATGTCGACAGACCATAATTCATTTCGATATAAAGCCGCAGAACATTCTGTTGGATCCAAATTTCAATGCCAAAATCTCTGATTTTGGGTTGTCTAAGGCCATCGATGAAGGAACGGGACAAGTACAAGTTTCAATGAGAGGAACCCCTGGATATATTGCTCCAGAATTGTGTAAGCTACCACCAGGACGTATCACGGAAAAAATTGACATATACAGCTTTGGAATTGTTCTCCTGGAAATAGTTTGTGCACGAAAAAACGTAGATCACTCGCTGCCAGAATCTGACTTCCATTTAGTTAGAATGCTGCAGAATAAAGCTGAAGAAGATAGACTAATAGACATTGTGGAAAATGTAGATGAATGCATGCAGAGTGATAAGGAGGAAATGCTTAGAATGATAAAGATTGGTGCTTGGTGCTTGCAGGATGACCCAGAAAGAAGGCCTCTCATGTCAACGGTTGTGAAGATATTAGATGGTGTAATGGAGGTAGATACAAACTTGGTGTATGTGTTCTCACATTCACTAATAGCTTCTCCCATTGCTAATCACCACATTTCTTCGGCACAGCTGCCAGCATCTGTTCTTTCTAATCCCAGATAA